One genomic segment of Sminthopsis crassicaudata isolate SCR6 chromosome 2, ASM4859323v1, whole genome shotgun sequence includes these proteins:
- the CHRNA6 gene encoding neuronal acetylcholine receptor subunit alpha-6, whose amino-acid sequence METNLWLRHIWNDYKLRWDPAEYDGIELLRVPADKIWKPDIVLYNNAVGDFQVEGKTKALLKYDGMISWTPPAIFKSSCPMDITFFPFDHQNCSLKFGSWTYDKAKIDLLIIGSKVDMNDFWENSEWEIIDASGYKHDIKYNCCEEIYTDITYSFYIRRLPMFYTINLIIPCLFISFLTVLVFYLPSDCGEKVTLCISVLLSLTVFLLVITETIPSTSLVIPLVGEYLLFTMIFVTLSIVVTVFVLNIHYRTPTTHTMPKWVKTVFLQMLPKILMMRRPLEKQREKYSDKNSKGLSRKPSKIKFSECEDPKLFEEQECCHCNKSNEPATNKKRLSYQSLKWMTEHLEYSSEVRDVIDSVQFIAENMRSQNETKEVEDDWKYVAMVVDRVFLWVFIIVCVFGTAGLFLQPLTGNTVKS is encoded by the exons ATGGAAACCAATCTGTGGCTGCGCCAT ATCTGGAATGATTACAAATTACGTTGGGATCCAGCAGAATATGATGGAATTGAATTGCTTCGTGTCCCTGCTGATAAGATTTGGAAGCCTGATATTGTTCTCTATAACAA TGCTGTTGGAGATTTTCAAGTTGAAGGCAAGACAAAAGCCCTTCTTAAATATGATGGCATGATAAGCTGGACGCCACCAGCTATTTTCAAGAGTTCTTGTCCTATGGATATcacctttttcccttttgatcatcAGAATTGTTCCTTGAAATTTGGCTCCTGGACATATGACAAAGCGAAAATTGACCTTTTAATCATTGGCTCGAAAGTGGATATGAATGATTTTTGGGAAAATAGCGAATGGGAGATAATTGATGCTTCTGGCTATAAGCATGACATAAAATATAACTGTTGTGAAGAGATCTACACAGATATTACTTATTCCTTTTACATTAGGAGACTACCAATgttttatacaattaacttgaTAATTCCTTGTCTCTTCATTTCATTTCTGACAGTTTTAGTCTTTTACCTGCCCTCTGACTGTGGAGAAAAGGTGACACTTTGTATTTCAGTTCTACTCTCTTTGACTGTGTTTCTGCTTGTAATCACAGAAACTATCCCTTCTACTTCCCTTGTAATTCCTCTGGTAGGTGAATACTTGTTGTTCACAATGATTTTTGTGACACTGTCCATTGTAGTGACAGTGTTTGTATTAAACATTCATTATCGCACTCCTACAACACACACAATGCCCAAGTGGGTCAAAACGGTTTTCCTCCAGATGTTACCCAAAATCCTAATGATGAGGAGGCCTCTggaaaagcaaagagagaaatattctgataaaaattcaaaagggctttCCAGAAAGCCTTCCAAGATCAAATTTTCTGAATGTGAAGATCCTAAATTATTTGAGGAACAGGAATGTTGCCACTGTAACAAGTCCAATGAGCCAGCTACCAACAAGAAGAGATTAAGTTATCAGTCTTTAAAATGGATGACAGAACATTTGGAGTATTCATCTGAAGTCAGAGATGTAATTGACAGTGTCCAATTCATAGCAGAAAACATGAGGagccaaaatgaaacaaaagag GTGGAAGATGACTGGAAATATGTGGCCATGGTAGTAGACCGAGTGTTTCTTTGGGTGTTTATAATTGTCTGTGTATTTGGAACAGCAGGATTATTTCTACAACCACTTACTGGGAACACTGTAAAGTCTTAA